The window ACTGTTCTCGTTGACACAACCGTAACAGACAGTATCCGGAAACCTCCTCCCTTTCTTTCCGATATTATTAAATACGCTGCCACTGATTATGTGAAAATGTCCCGGAAAGACAACAAGATATACCTGTACAACGAAGCCGAGGTATATTACGGAGAGTACGAATTAAAAGCCGGAATCATTGTTATTGATTACAATAAAAATGAAGTCTACGCAGGAAGGATTAAGGACACTTCCGGCACCCTGGTTCAAACCCCGTATTTCAAACAAGGACAAAATGTTGTTGAACCGGATTCCATCCGCTTTAATTTTGACACCAAAAAAGCCCTGATTTGGAACTCGCGATCGGAGCAAACTGTCGGAGAACCCATGAACGTTTTTGCCGAAGTAACCAAAAAAGAAAACGATTCTACTTATTTTTTAAAAGAAGGAAGGTTAACTACATCAAAAAATATTGACGATCCGGAATACTATATCCGTGTAAGAAAAGCAAAATTTGTCCCGGACAAAAAGGTTATTGCGGGTTTCAGCAACATGTACATCGTTAATGTACCCACACCCATAGCTTTACCGTTTGCTTATTTCCCTATGACAGACACCAAGCAGTCCGGCTTTATAATGCCTACACCCGGAGAAGCAAGAGATCGCGGGTTCTTTTTACAGAACGGCGGGTATTATTTTGCCTTAAGTGATTATTACGACCTGGCTGTTACCGGCGATTATTACACAAACGGCAGTTACGGACTTCGATTAGAGTCTAATTATGCACTACGCTACAGGTTCAGGGGAAGTGTAAGGTTGCGCTACGAAAATCTTATTACAAGTCAAAAGGGATTTCCGGACTACAGCAGAGGTACAATCTATAACATACAGTGGAACCATAGCCAGGACGCCAAGGCCAATCCTAATTCCAGATTTTCTGCGTCTGTCAACCTTGGTAGCAGCAGATACTATAGCGATTCATTCAACCAGATGAACTCGCCTAACTTTATGAACAACACATTACAATCGTCCGTATCCTATAACAAAACATTCACCGGATACCCGAGCGTGAACCTTAACCTAACGGCTTCTCACCAACAGAATACACGAACCGAAACTATCAACATGACACTGCCTACGCTACAGGCAAGCGTGGAGCGAATTTACCCGTTTGCAAAAAGAGACGGTATTAAAAAAGGCGTTTTTCAAAACATCAATTTTCAGTACAACCTGAGAGGAGAAAACCGTATTCAAACAAACGATGAAGATTTCTTTACCAAAAAAATGTTTGACGAAGCCAAAACAGGTTTCAGGCACTCCATTCCAATAGCTACTAATTTTAAAATCCTTAAATACCTTAGCGCCTCTCTGGGTGGTAATATTGACGAAGTATGGCAATTTAAAACCATCAGAAAAAACGATTATGATTCAAGTATCGGCGACTACACCATAGACACACTAAGCGGTTTCGACAGGTTTGCCCAGTATAATTTATCAGCCAGCCTGGGAACTACCATGTATGGAACATTTAATTTTGGTGAAGACAAAAAAATTCAGGCTATCAGACATACCATGAGGCCTTCTGTCAGCTACGGATACACCCCTGGTTTTGACAAGTATTACGACCAGTATATTGCAGACGAAGAAGGAAGGCTTGCTGAATATACCCGATTTGAGGGTGGTCTTTTTGGCACTCCCAGCAAATCTAACTCAAACAGTATCGGATTCTCCCTGAACAATGTAGTTGAAGCCAAGGTCAGGAGTAAAGATTCTACAGCCACAGAACCTGAGAAGATAAAACTTCTCAATAACCTTAACTTCTCTACCAGTTATAATATTGCAGCAGATTCGCTTGCTTTAAGCCCGATCAGGGTTACCGGAGGTACGCAATTGTTCAAAAACAAAATGTCTGTTAATTTTGGAGCTACGCTAGACCCATATGCCATAGACAATTCCGGAAACAGAATTGATGTATTCAACATCAATAACGGCGGCAGCTTATTTAGAATGACAAATGCAAATGTAAATGTCAGTTACTCACTAAGCAATAAAACCTTCCAAAAAGGAGGCGACG of the Zhouia spongiae genome contains:
- a CDS encoding putative LPS assembly protein LptD; amino-acid sequence: MARQKLSHTFTKVRYKALQANKPNILLVLFLLFMCWVSPAQETPEKQALKIEAEKDSINVSINKDLIQPVAQDTVLVDTTVTDSIRKPPPFLSDIIKYAATDYVKMSRKDNKIYLYNEAEVYYGEYELKAGIIVIDYNKNEVYAGRIKDTSGTLVQTPYFKQGQNVVEPDSIRFNFDTKKALIWNSRSEQTVGEPMNVFAEVTKKENDSTYFLKEGRLTTSKNIDDPEYYIRVRKAKFVPDKKVIAGFSNMYIVNVPTPIALPFAYFPMTDTKQSGFIMPTPGEARDRGFFLQNGGYYFALSDYYDLAVTGDYYTNGSYGLRLESNYALRYRFRGSVRLRYENLITSQKGFPDYSRGTIYNIQWNHSQDAKANPNSRFSASVNLGSSRYYSDSFNQMNSPNFMNNTLQSSVSYNKTFTGYPSVNLNLTASHQQNTRTETINMTLPTLQASVERIYPFAKRDGIKKGVFQNINFQYNLRGENRIQTNDEDFFTKKMFDEAKTGFRHSIPIATNFKILKYLSASLGGNIDEVWQFKTIRKNDYDSSIGDYTIDTLSGFDRFAQYNLSASLGTTMYGTFNFGEDKKIQAIRHTMRPSVSYGYTPGFDKYYDQYIADEEGRLAEYTRFEGGLFGTPSKSNSNSIGFSLNNVVEAKVRSKDSTATEPEKIKLLNNLNFSTSYNIAADSLALSPIRVTGGTQLFKNKMSVNFGATLDPYAIDNSGNRIDVFNINNGGSLFRMTNANVNVSYSLSNKTFQKGGDDSNEDDNTQSGGRADDLFGKAQDFSDHRTFSDDEDEDEEPVDQTAYATEVPWDLRLAYSLTYSNRNRQNEISTNSLMFSGNIQLSPRWKVGASSGYDFKDGGFTYTQLRFERDLESFRLNFNWTPFGTRTSWYFFIGIKSSILSDLKWDKRREPDRRL